From the Bdellovibrio reynosensis genome, one window contains:
- a CDS encoding class I SAM-dependent methyltransferase, producing the protein MSKKADFPYLHGFSTEEQERLRKQARFGEYTVYRNVNFTGVEKLLEVGCGVGAQSEIILRRFPDLKLTGIDRSTKQLGAAQQFLSQLPFAQGRFELKEADATNMEFSANAFDGAFLCWILEHVPEPIRVLSEVRRVLRPGSPVYVTEVLNASFFLDPYSPNVWKYWMAFNEYQLKQKGDPFMGAKLGNLLMQLGYKDIHTEVKTWFLDNRSPQARKDCIEYWTELLLSASEQLLDAKYVSKEVVEGMKTEMAAVASDPNAVFFYSFVQASART; encoded by the coding sequence ATGTCTAAGAAAGCTGACTTTCCATACCTCCACGGATTTTCAACTGAGGAACAGGAACGACTGCGTAAGCAAGCGCGTTTTGGTGAATACACGGTTTATCGTAACGTCAATTTCACCGGCGTTGAAAAGTTATTGGAAGTCGGTTGTGGGGTTGGCGCACAAAGTGAAATTATTCTTCGTCGCTTCCCTGATTTAAAACTGACTGGCATTGATCGTTCGACCAAGCAGTTGGGGGCCGCCCAACAGTTCCTAAGTCAATTGCCTTTCGCCCAAGGTCGATTCGAATTAAAAGAAGCTGACGCCACCAACATGGAGTTTTCAGCGAACGCTTTTGATGGTGCATTTTTGTGTTGGATCTTAGAGCACGTCCCAGAACCTATTCGCGTGCTTTCAGAGGTGCGCCGAGTTCTTCGCCCCGGTAGTCCGGTGTATGTCACTGAAGTTTTAAATGCCTCATTCTTTTTGGATCCTTATTCACCAAATGTTTGGAAGTACTGGATGGCTTTTAATGAATATCAGTTGAAACAAAAAGGGGATCCCTTCATGGGGGCTAAGCTTGGTAACTTGCTGATGCAGCTAGGATATAAGGACATTCACACTGAAGTTAAAACGTGGTTCTTGGATAATCGTTCGCCGCAAGCCCGCAAAGATTGTATCGAATATTGGACAGAGCTTTTGCTTAGCGCGAGTGAACAATTGCTTGATGCTAAATATGTTTCTAAAGAGGTTGTTGAAGGAATGAAAACAGAAATGGCCGCTGTGGCCAGCGACCCTAATGCTGTTTTCTTTTACTCTTTTGTTCAAGCTTCCGCTAGAACTTAG
- a CDS encoding GldG family protein has translation MGKLSKISFLFGFISLLSMAITRYLLGDWVPFCWLALGMAVFFFGFGIYKDREFFKEFFTMKTTKEGMSMGVLILLMVAVLAIVNYLGIKHYKSWDFSTSKANSLSEQSIQLVKSLDSELKVFFFYKKGVEGNEENRRQFRELINKYQDVSGKVKLQFVEVNENPDLAKDYGVDKGSGVVFLNYKDRRNRIEKIDEQEFTSAIVKVTREKTKTLYFTVGHGEKDLNDSKEGLGLGSLKLMLENNRYVVKELSLTQTPQIPDDADVILIAGPIRDFQDSELLVLENHLKAGKTLFMAIESQNTARLEKLTEKIGVRFANNYIFNVVDTVMGRGVNQGPAIGSVFSSTNKITRSFARTDVTQFRMPQALIKIDAPAGITVDELVKTAPTAMAFDSMQIRGDAPEATYTLVDEVTGRWPGTDEKSEEFRAIIVGDVDFMTNQMLYQNLNRDLVLNSIAALAKEENLISITPKETMTTPLMMTETKFAVFLFAFIIPLPILLLGTSIGLWLKRRNA, from the coding sequence ATGGGAAAATTAAGTAAAATTTCATTTTTATTCGGCTTTATTTCTTTATTGTCCATGGCAATCACCAGATACCTTTTAGGGGACTGGGTTCCATTTTGCTGGCTAGCTTTAGGCATGGCCGTGTTCTTTTTTGGTTTTGGCATTTACAAGGACCGAGAGTTCTTTAAAGAGTTCTTCACCATGAAGACCACCAAAGAGGGCATGAGCATGGGAGTTTTAATCCTGCTTATGGTCGCGGTTTTGGCGATAGTTAATTACCTTGGAATTAAACATTATAAGTCCTGGGATTTTTCTACTAGCAAAGCGAACTCTTTATCAGAGCAATCGATCCAACTTGTAAAATCCCTGGATTCAGAGCTGAAAGTGTTTTTCTTTTATAAAAAAGGTGTCGAAGGTAACGAAGAAAACCGTCGTCAGTTCCGCGAGCTGATTAACAAGTACCAAGACGTCAGCGGCAAAGTGAAATTGCAATTCGTCGAAGTGAATGAAAACCCTGATCTTGCAAAAGACTATGGAGTTGATAAAGGCAGCGGCGTCGTGTTTTTAAATTATAAAGACCGTCGTAATCGCATCGAAAAAATCGATGAACAGGAATTTACCAGCGCCATCGTCAAAGTCACCCGTGAAAAAACCAAGACTTTGTATTTCACCGTGGGCCATGGCGAAAAGGATCTGAATGATTCAAAAGAGGGTTTAGGACTGGGTTCCCTAAAGCTGATGCTTGAAAACAATCGTTACGTGGTTAAAGAACTTTCATTGACGCAAACGCCGCAGATTCCAGACGATGCCGACGTCATTTTAATTGCAGGTCCGATTCGTGATTTTCAAGATTCTGAACTGCTTGTTCTAGAAAATCACTTGAAGGCCGGGAAAACCCTTTTTATGGCCATTGAAAGTCAGAACACTGCAAGACTGGAAAAGCTGACAGAAAAAATAGGTGTTAGATTCGCTAACAACTATATCTTTAACGTCGTTGATACGGTGATGGGACGCGGAGTGAACCAGGGGCCTGCGATCGGTTCTGTTTTTTCTAGCACCAACAAAATCACTAGAAGCTTTGCTCGTACGGATGTGACTCAATTCCGTATGCCTCAGGCTTTAATTAAAATTGACGCTCCGGCGGGAATCACTGTTGATGAACTGGTGAAAACCGCACCAACGGCGATGGCCTTTGACAGTATGCAAATTCGTGGCGATGCACCTGAAGCCACCTATACGTTGGTTGATGAAGTGACAGGGCGTTGGCCAGGGACCGATGAAAAGTCTGAAGAGTTCAGAGCTATCATAGTCGGCGACGTGGATTTTATGACCAATCAAATGCTATACCAAAATTTGAACCGTGATTTGGTCCTAAACTCGATCGCGGCTTTGGCCAAGGAAGAAAACTTGATTAGCATCACGCCAAAGGAAACGATGACGACACCGCTAATGATGACAGAAACCAAGTTTGCCGTTTTCTTATTTGCATTCATCATTCCACTGCCTATCCTGTTACTGGGAACTAGCATTGGTTTGTGGTTAAAAAGGAGAAACGCCTAA
- a CDS encoding DUF4336 domain-containing protein, with amino-acid sequence MLIPVGTNIWVAEGVATFPGGFKMPGRMTVIRLENSELMVISPIAVTEDLIKEVNHLGEVKHVIAPNGMHHLFFKDFALNYPKAETWGPLDLHAKRSDIKFTKNLSDLDMHPWKQEVEVFSVKANSPVFEEITFFHKLSGSLIVTDLFFNWHKFPNAFYKLFSKINGAYKKLEITKIGRKSFTHTISLKGFLNQVQQWNPKTLIIAHGDLVYEDTLNKITVALKKVLH; translated from the coding sequence ATGTTAATTCCCGTAGGAACAAACATCTGGGTTGCTGAAGGTGTGGCGACATTCCCCGGCGGATTTAAAATGCCGGGAAGAATGACGGTTATTAGACTTGAAAATTCGGAGCTGATGGTGATTTCACCAATTGCTGTCACAGAAGATCTTATTAAAGAGGTCAATCATCTCGGCGAAGTGAAACACGTTATTGCGCCGAATGGTATGCATCACCTGTTCTTCAAAGATTTTGCCTTAAATTATCCTAAAGCCGAAACCTGGGGACCGCTGGACCTGCACGCTAAACGGTCCGATATTAAATTCACTAAAAATCTTTCTGATTTAGACATGCACCCCTGGAAGCAGGAAGTGGAGGTTTTTTCTGTGAAAGCAAACTCTCCGGTATTTGAAGAAATCACATTCTTTCATAAACTTTCAGGATCCTTGATCGTCACAGATCTATTTTTTAACTGGCACAAGTTCCCAAATGCTTTCTATAAACTTTTTTCTAAAATAAATGGTGCTTACAAAAAGTTAGAGATCACTAAGATCGGCAGAAAATCCTTCACCCATACGATTTCCCTTAAAGGTTTTTTAAACCAAGTTCAGCAATGGAATCCTAAGACTTTGATCATTGCCCACGGCGATCTTGTTTATGAAGACACACTTAACAAGATCACCGTCGCTTTAAAAAAAGTACTTCATTAG
- a CDS encoding ABC transporter permease subunit, whose protein sequence is MGGALTIFKKELKGFYLNPTFWIICFFASVIFSWVFTIQLNLFAQLLSNYVMQQGVDSKQLNIHYGVFLRILSVLHIILMFAIPALTMKLFSEEKKLRTFDLLLTSPVTSLEIVLGKYFAAVGALAGLVVLALLYPLASTLLTKVNWLPLFVSFFGLFLVGGIYVAIDLFVSSLTENSIAAYILSVFFNISLWFVGYGAEVVDGEFSRKFFEHISLGTHLSNLAEGIIRTNGLILIFSLIVLFCFLAERVVESSRWR, encoded by the coding sequence ATGGGCGGAGCACTGACGATTTTTAAAAAAGAACTTAAAGGCTTTTATTTAAATCCAACTTTTTGGATCATCTGTTTTTTTGCAAGCGTGATCTTTAGCTGGGTTTTTACAATTCAATTAAATCTATTTGCTCAGCTTCTTTCAAACTACGTGATGCAACAAGGGGTGGATTCTAAACAGCTGAACATTCATTATGGTGTGTTCTTAAGAATCTTAAGCGTATTGCATATTATTTTGATGTTTGCGATTCCGGCTTTAACGATGAAGCTTTTTTCTGAAGAAAAGAAATTGCGCACGTTTGATCTGCTTTTAACTTCACCGGTGACTTCCTTAGAAATTGTTTTAGGGAAATATTTTGCCGCTGTCGGTGCATTGGCAGGACTTGTGGTATTAGCGCTCTTATATCCTTTGGCAAGCACCCTTCTGACAAAGGTCAACTGGTTGCCTTTATTTGTTTCCTTTTTTGGACTGTTCCTAGTTGGCGGTATTTATGTGGCGATTGATTTGTTTGTTTCATCGCTTACTGAAAATAGCATCGCAGCCTACATTCTGTCGGTATTCTTTAATATTTCATTATGGTTTGTAGGCTATGGCGCTGAAGTTGTGGACGGGGAATTTTCTAGAAAGTTTTTCGAGCACATTTCTTTAGGTACACACCTGTCAAACTTAGCTGAAGGCATCATCCGCACCAATGGGTTGATTTTAATTTTTAGTTTGATTGTTCTGTTCTGCTTCCTTGCTGAACGAGTGGTTGAGTCTTCTCGTTGGAGATAA
- a CDS encoding DUF429 domain-containing protein: protein MSKSRLSGDGRKTRRSPVKKTTKKAVVSKPSTSETHAGEVHRFVGLSLSGGKSDKACIAIVEYYPKHKKVFLSRLVEKIKSDEVHSADFKIFEIINQYHDQITTFAFDVPFRLPHCTNCERSCPGIEGCPEPHVKWMWEYTRKLHKKKKPRKLFTSYTQRCVEMYVSTELEEPFIMQHALGANIAPLLARAMYIKRRLTTVCVEVNPKISVWRIGRSLDVMKSHLRFHKHAISGDESRREILHALSSRNVAFVYDQDVKLMIENNHAFEAFICALTAFLKFKNMTEPRPEGFPENEDWIEIPKTTLKWTGF, encoded by the coding sequence ATGTCAAAAAGCCGGCTTTCAGGTGATGGACGCAAAACCCGTCGATCCCCTGTAAAGAAAACGACAAAGAAGGCGGTGGTTTCAAAACCATCGACTTCAGAAACCCACGCAGGGGAGGTCCACCGTTTTGTGGGTCTTTCCCTTAGTGGCGGTAAGTCCGACAAAGCCTGTATTGCCATCGTTGAATACTATCCTAAGCACAAAAAAGTTTTTCTTTCTCGGTTGGTTGAGAAAATAAAATCTGACGAAGTTCATTCCGCTGATTTTAAAATCTTTGAAATCATTAATCAGTACCACGATCAAATCACAACCTTTGCTTTTGATGTTCCTTTCAGACTGCCGCATTGTACAAATTGTGAAAGAAGCTGTCCTGGAATTGAAGGTTGTCCAGAGCCCCATGTGAAGTGGATGTGGGAATACACCCGCAAACTGCATAAAAAGAAAAAACCAAGAAAACTTTTCACCTCATACACTCAACGTTGTGTCGAGATGTATGTGTCGACGGAACTTGAAGAGCCTTTTATCATGCAGCATGCCCTGGGGGCGAACATTGCTCCGCTTTTAGCTCGCGCCATGTACATTAAACGCCGTCTGACCACGGTATGTGTTGAAGTAAATCCCAAAATTTCAGTGTGGCGAATCGGGCGAAGTCTTGATGTGATGAAAAGCCATTTGCGTTTTCATAAACACGCCATTAGTGGGGATGAAAGTCGGCGGGAAATCCTGCATGCACTTAGCAGCAGAAATGTCGCTTTCGTTTACGATCAAGACGTGAAGCTTATGATTGAAAACAATCACGCCTTTGAAGCTTTTATCTGCGCCTTAACTGCGTTTTTAAAATTCAAAAATATGACGGAGCCCCGCCCAGAAGGATTTCCTGAAAATGAAGACTGGATTGAAATTCCTAAGACCACATTGAAATGGACAGGGTTTTAG
- a CDS encoding penicillin-insensitive murein endopeptidase produces the protein MKKLVRSLLLIPFLVSACAPDSRETGMPATTTAEPQKPTIVDLEGYRVAKGATRIQDMSVLFDKETRSMKVRGKVEYLSLDGRKIESQDLDLNGILDAEGFIELRSHPSLKLKEGLQVAAKATCLSQENTCTSSFIDIYLAINGVVYHHQVESHQDSGEKVTEEDHITDEELESEDESDHADGEPGQYIGSQKEDIDKLLDVKPAPKKEEPKEDPKPEEPKKEEPKPEEPKREEPKREPKPEPKKEEPKREEPKKEDPVRPQPRPSQDPVAKIPKANQAIGSVNLGWLQNAVSLLDLQQKTSDPGFKIIRPERKTHFATNELAYLIQQMGKFTNAEVSGQTLAIGDTSRQSGGKLGRHKSHQNGLDADVAFYFSNGSSQKSFVSAVSGSKPHSQWMPEVSWKLFKSIVGTKLVDRIFIHKALKNELCRLAIQKGELRKGDTTSLPAETLRRLIPDTDHDDHFHVRVKCSSAQVRCRQMAEPATGSGCF, from the coding sequence ATGAAGAAACTAGTTCGCAGCTTATTATTAATTCCTTTTTTAGTGTCAGCCTGTGCGCCAGATTCACGGGAAACAGGAATGCCTGCGACAACAACCGCGGAACCCCAAAAACCAACCATCGTTGACCTTGAAGGCTATCGTGTAGCCAAAGGTGCGACACGCATTCAAGATATGTCGGTTCTTTTTGACAAAGAAACTCGTTCAATGAAAGTCCGTGGTAAAGTCGAATATTTAAGTCTAGATGGTCGTAAGATCGAATCTCAAGATTTAGACCTTAACGGGATTCTAGATGCAGAAGGTTTCATTGAATTGCGTTCCCACCCAAGTTTAAAATTGAAAGAAGGATTGCAAGTCGCAGCCAAAGCGACCTGCTTAAGTCAGGAAAACACTTGTACCTCTTCATTTATCGATATTTACCTTGCGATTAACGGAGTGGTTTATCATCACCAAGTTGAATCCCATCAAGATTCTGGAGAGAAAGTTACAGAAGAAGATCATATTACCGATGAAGAATTAGAATCTGAAGATGAATCAGACCACGCTGATGGTGAACCAGGCCAATACATTGGTAGCCAAAAAGAAGATATCGACAAACTGTTGGATGTAAAACCAGCTCCAAAAAAAGAGGAGCCTAAGGAAGATCCAAAGCCAGAAGAACCAAAAAAAGAAGAGCCAAAGCCGGAAGAGCCGAAGCGTGAGGAACCTAAACGTGAGCCAAAGCCAGAGCCAAAAAAAGAAGAACCAAAGCGCGAGGAGCCTAAAAAAGAAGATCCTGTAAGGCCTCAACCGCGTCCTTCGCAGGACCCGGTGGCTAAGATACCGAAAGCCAACCAAGCGATTGGTTCTGTGAACTTAGGTTGGTTGCAAAATGCTGTGAGCCTACTAGATCTTCAGCAGAAGACTTCGGATCCAGGATTTAAAATTATTCGTCCCGAAAGAAAAACTCATTTTGCTACAAATGAACTGGCGTATTTGATTCAACAAATGGGCAAGTTTACAAATGCCGAAGTGAGCGGGCAGACTTTAGCAATTGGCGATACTTCTCGCCAAAGCGGTGGAAAGTTAGGCCGACATAAATCCCATCAAAATGGTCTTGATGCGGATGTGGCTTTTTATTTTAGCAACGGATCATCGCAGAAGAGCTTTGTATCTGCTGTTTCTGGAAGCAAGCCCCACAGCCAATGGATGCCTGAGGTTTCCTGGAAGTTATTTAAAAGTATCGTGGGCACAAAGCTAGTGGACAGAATTTTCATCCATAAGGCACTTAAAAACGAGCTTTGCAGGCTTGCCATTCAAAAAGGAGAGTTGCGGAAAGGTGACACAACCAGTTTGCCAGCTGAAACCCTGCGCCGATTGATTCCAGATACAGACCATGACGATCATTTCCATGTTCGTGTGAAATGTTCCAGCGCCCAAGTGCGTTGCCGCCAAATGGCAGAGCCTGCGACAGGGTCTGGATGTTTTTGA
- a CDS encoding CorA family divalent cation transporter, producing MKRFEHKWQDFKWIDIEAPTPADLEMLAGEFNIPRAAISNSLDPEHLPKCEVFDKLIYIILRHHDEQAKISAATMQEISTKLILFVGKNFVITIHRAAIKSISDKKETCSSQNNVEMISFVKGLFLHTIRSFDKPLDDLDSKTDVIEERVFALQRRNILRQGYIVKRKTSSYRKIFKFTSDIIAKLNTEMEVPLKDINHVREPLDKLIFFADSIQEEITGLINLHLSLMAQKTNEASYRTNEVMRVLTVFSIFFLPLNFIAGVYGMNFEFMPELKLQYGYFITLGVMLTVVIAITWWMLRKGWLKKDQF from the coding sequence ATGAAGCGCTTTGAACACAAATGGCAAGACTTTAAATGGATTGATATCGAGGCCCCGACCCCTGCTGATTTAGAAATGTTGGCTGGGGAATTTAACATCCCTCGTGCGGCGATTTCTAATTCCTTAGACCCGGAACACCTCCCTAAGTGCGAGGTCTTTGATAAGCTGATTTATATCATTCTTCGCCACCACGATGAACAAGCCAAAATAAGTGCTGCTACTATGCAGGAAATTTCGACAAAACTTATTTTATTTGTCGGCAAGAATTTCGTGATCACGATCCACCGTGCTGCTATCAAAAGCATCTCGGATAAGAAGGAAACTTGCTCTAGCCAAAACAACGTGGAAATGATTTCCTTTGTTAAAGGGCTCTTTTTACATACCATCCGCAGTTTCGATAAACCCCTTGATGATCTTGATAGCAAAACCGATGTGATTGAAGAACGTGTCTTTGCTTTGCAGCGAAGAAATATTTTACGCCAAGGTTATATCGTAAAAAGAAAAACATCTTCTTATCGCAAAATCTTTAAGTTCACTTCCGATATCATCGCTAAACTAAATACCGAAATGGAAGTGCCATTAAAAGATATCAATCACGTGCGCGAGCCCCTAGATAAGTTGATCTTCTTTGCTGATAGCATTCAGGAAGAAATCACGGGCCTTATCAATCTGCATCTGTCATTGATGGCGCAAAAAACCAATGAAGCCTCTTACCGCACCAATGAAGTGATGCGGGTTCTTACGGTGTTTTCAATTTTCTTCTTACCTTTGAATTTTATAGCCGGCGTTTACGGCATGAACTTTGAGTTCATGCCAGAACTAAAACTACAATATGGGTACTTCATCACCCTAGGTGTGATGTTGACTGTTGTCATAGCCATCACTTGGTGGATGCTTCGTAAAGGTTGGCTAAAAAAAGACCAGTTCTAA
- a CDS encoding DUF4340 domain-containing protein produces MKLKGRSILVFCLLLFGGYAYWDFLRDEKKAEKTQQANRLMTVDFQQVDSVQLKKDDQEVSLKRTVDGWEIVSPIKDLADNTVVDDFVKNIFPESVIEVAKEGDGIDWAVYGLDKPLGTITLTTSAGAKNTFEISEKRNFEENAFLRKDGENRVLVVNSVWQSRIQKSVLDFRDRRLLRKKIASIDEVRIENAKGALEIKRVDGKWISPVKKDLALDQNKVRALLTSIADAKGKEIFEGGAQIPPGKKLFGLKLVMADEKWQAQVTQAKDLGIYAVPSSGLSMKLEPGALDGLINMTVEDLKEQPADKKDPLEKNSKPVEDSDQAMIVHQKEIQ; encoded by the coding sequence ATGAAACTTAAAGGTCGCTCCATTTTAGTCTTCTGCCTTTTGTTATTTGGCGGCTACGCTTATTGGGACTTTTTGCGCGATGAAAAGAAGGCGGAAAAGACCCAGCAAGCCAACCGTCTTATGACCGTGGACTTTCAACAGGTAGACAGTGTTCAACTTAAAAAAGATGACCAAGAAGTTTCATTAAAGCGCACTGTCGATGGTTGGGAAATCGTATCACCAATAAAAGACCTAGCTGACAATACGGTGGTGGATGATTTCGTAAAAAATATTTTTCCGGAAAGTGTGATCGAAGTTGCAAAAGAAGGGGATGGTATTGATTGGGCCGTTTATGGCTTAGATAAACCCCTGGGCACCATCACTCTTACCACATCAGCTGGGGCCAAAAATACGTTTGAAATTTCTGAAAAAAGAAATTTTGAAGAAAATGCCTTTCTTCGTAAAGACGGTGAAAACAGGGTTTTGGTGGTCAATTCAGTTTGGCAAAGCCGCATTCAAAAATCTGTTCTGGATTTCAGAGATCGTAGACTGTTAAGAAAGAAAATCGCCAGTATAGATGAAGTGCGCATTGAAAACGCCAAAGGCGCTCTTGAAATCAAACGAGTTGATGGAAAATGGATCAGTCCAGTTAAGAAAGATTTGGCCTTAGATCAAAACAAAGTTCGCGCCTTATTAACATCTATCGCGGATGCGAAGGGAAAAGAAATCTTCGAAGGTGGCGCACAAATCCCACCTGGTAAAAAATTATTCGGCTTAAAGCTGGTGATGGCCGATGAAAAATGGCAAGCCCAAGTGACCCAAGCTAAAGACTTAGGAATCTATGCGGTTCCCTCAAGTGGTCTATCGATGAAACTCGAACCGGGTGCATTGGATGGTCTTATAAATATGACGGTTGAAGACCTTAAAGAGCAGCCTGCTGATAAAAAAGATCCGCTTGAGAAAAACTCAAAGCCAGTTGAAGATAGTGATCAGGCGATGATCGTTCATCAGAAAGAAATTCAGTAA
- a CDS encoding phosphatase domain-containing protein, giving the protein MADWRERSEMNGDVVFFRYVSEGMEKSHDEVFIWDLDKTYLDTTIDSLSGLMTTILERALNKKNIPGTNALLQSLSEYRKQQKGYMYFPIYFITASPPQLEERISEKFSLDNIRPFGCFYKDNLANLRPGRFWRLTKQVGYKLQALLQLRTRLGENVRQICWGDDSETDAIIYNLYSDICSRRLSAHEIRTTLEKLNVSGEQVSTILELQSNIPENDPVEKIYINLATDTDPDYYLKFGRRTLATYNTFQVALDLYQDNRISFEGIYSVIQDMIYNYSYTPEELMKSFDEFIRRGILGERAFHEIKPFFFEKGLLHASYEPSVAPLKEKTVQDGRVFELEGVHEPWIPDRIDYLHDYR; this is encoded by the coding sequence ATGGCAGATTGGCGCGAACGAAGTGAAATGAATGGTGATGTGGTGTTCTTTCGATATGTATCGGAAGGAATGGAAAAAAGCCATGACGAGGTCTTTATCTGGGACCTCGATAAAACCTACCTTGATACCACAATCGATTCTTTGTCGGGTTTAATGACTACGATCTTAGAGCGCGCTTTAAATAAGAAAAACATTCCTGGTACCAATGCTCTTTTGCAATCGCTTTCAGAATATCGAAAGCAGCAGAAGGGCTATATGTATTTTCCGATATATTTTATCACGGCTTCACCGCCGCAATTAGAAGAACGAATCTCTGAAAAATTCTCGTTAGATAATATAAGACCGTTTGGATGTTTTTATAAAGACAACCTAGCGAATCTTCGCCCGGGACGGTTCTGGCGTCTGACCAAACAAGTGGGCTATAAGTTGCAAGCGCTTTTACAGCTGCGTACGCGCTTGGGTGAAAACGTTCGTCAAATCTGCTGGGGCGACGATAGTGAAACAGATGCGATTATTTATAATCTGTATTCGGATATTTGTTCCCGCCGTCTAAGCGCTCACGAGATTCGCACAACTTTAGAAAAGTTAAACGTTTCAGGTGAACAGGTTAGTACGATCTTAGAACTTCAGTCGAATATCCCGGAAAACGATCCTGTTGAAAAAATCTATATCAACTTAGCAACGGATACGGATCCCGATTATTATCTGAAATTCGGCAGAAGAACTTTAGCTACCTACAATACTTTTCAAGTCGCTTTAGATTTATATCAGGACAACCGTATTAGTTTTGAAGGCATTTATTCAGTCATCCAAGACATGATCTATAATTACTCATACACTCCAGAAGAGCTGATGAAAAGTTTTGACGAATTCATCCGCCGTGGAATTCTAGGCGAAAGAGCCTTCCATGAAATAAAACCCTTCTTCTTTGAAAAAGGTTTGCTTCACGCATCCTACGAGCCATCAGTGGCGCCCCTCAAAGAAAAAACAGTTCAAGATGGAAGAGTCTTCGAACTCGAAGGAGTCCACGAACCTTGGATTCCTGATCGCATCGACTACTTACACGATTATCGTTAA
- a CDS encoding GHMP family kinase ATP-binding protein, with the protein MQKIVIKSPTRVDLAGGTLDLWPLYLFINGASTVNVAIDIYTTVELTPHADSKIILETLDLNIKKEYRDLNQALADQDPKMILLQTQLRYWKPVKGFHLKTSSDSPVGGGLGGSSSLTISLMKAFSLFCGRPFADIHQMVHVAHNIEAEILNTPTGTQDYYPAASGGINILHYDYDGIEQAVLPVKNTALAEKFMLVYTGKAHHSGLNNFEVMKDGVVKDPNTIQALRDLKAIAIETEKAVRAGQWQALGNLFKQEFDARVRLAPEFSSPEIAKLAEVSLQNGAEAVKICGAGGGGCVLVWCPPDKREKVASACQKAGFQVMDAKPVDPL; encoded by the coding sequence ATGCAAAAAATCGTTATTAAATCCCCAACCCGCGTTGATTTAGCAGGCGGGACCTTGGATCTTTGGCCATTATATTTGTTTATCAATGGTGCTTCTACTGTGAATGTGGCCATTGATATTTACACTACTGTAGAGCTTACTCCGCATGCTGATTCAAAGATCATTCTAGAAACTTTGGATCTGAATATTAAAAAAGAATACCGTGATCTTAACCAGGCTCTTGCTGATCAAGATCCAAAAATGATTTTGTTGCAAACGCAGTTACGTTACTGGAAGCCGGTGAAGGGGTTTCATTTAAAAACTTCTTCTGACAGTCCAGTAGGCGGCGGTTTAGGTGGAAGCTCAAGTTTGACAATCAGTCTGATGAAAGCTTTTTCGTTATTCTGCGGTCGTCCTTTTGCTGACATTCACCAGATGGTGCATGTGGCACATAATATTGAAGCTGAAATTCTTAATACTCCAACAGGCACGCAAGATTATTATCCGGCAGCATCGGGTGGAATCAATATTTTGCATTATGACTATGATGGTATTGAACAAGCAGTTTTGCCTGTAAAAAACACGGCGTTGGCTGAAAAATTCATGTTGGTTTATACTGGTAAAGCCCATCATTCAGGTCTTAACAATTTTGAAGTGATGAAAGATGGCGTAGTCAAAGATCCTAATACGATTCAAGCATTGCGTGATCTTAAAGCCATCGCTATTGAAACTGAAAAAGCCGTGCGCGCAGGTCAATGGCAAGCTCTTGGAAATTTATTTAAACAAGAGTTTGATGCCCGTGTGCGTTTGGCCCCTGAGTTTTCAAGTCCTGAGATTGCTAAGCTTGCGGAAGTCTCTTTGCAGAATGGGGCAGAGGCTGTTAAAATTTGTGGAGCTGGAGGCGGCGGTTGTGTCCTAGTTTGGTGTCCTCCAGACAAACGCGAGAAGGTAGCAAGCGCATGTCAAAAAGCCGGCTTTCAGGTGATGGACGCAAAACCCGTCGATCCCCTGTAA